From the Paenibacillus tianjinensis genome, the window TCAAATCCACCGCATGGCAGGTGACGCATGTAGCCTGCTTGAAGAGCGCCATGGCCGGATCATCCTTGTCCACGATCGCGATATCCTTGGCCTGCACGGCGCTTGTCGTGGGCAAGCCCTTGGCCCTGTTCTCCGCCGCCTTCTCCTCACGCTGCACATCTTCGGGGATCTGGCCCGTTTCAGCCATCTCATGCTGATATTCCGTCCAGGCGGTATTGGTTAGATAAATGATCGCCACAAGCGACAGAAACATCAGCGAGGACGCGATCGGCCGCCGGTAGAAGCGCCGCTCGCGGCCCGTATCCAGGAACGGGGCAAGCAGCAGTGCCCCAAATGCCACCCCGGTTACCCCCAAAGTTCCAAGTACAATATAATCTCCCGAGGCATATGGCAGCTTCAGATATTGATACAGAAACAGAAAGTACCAGTCAGGGATGGGGATAACTGTAGCTCCGGCATCGGCAGGGAACCCCAGCGGTGCAGGCTCTGAAATGGTAAGCACAAGAATACCAACCAAGACCACTACCCCAACCATCCACTCCTTCAAAAGAAAGTTTGGAATGAAGGCCTCCGATTTACCGGGATACGCCGTATAATCAGGCGGTGTAATAAACCCGTTGCCCTTCTTGACACGGGAATCACCGACAAATACAACTTTTTCTTCAGAGCCGTTCTTGCCCTTATGTGCCATTCAAGAGTCCCTCCTTTTCGTCAATTGACTTACAACGGACCGGATATACCCTGTCTGCGGATCATAATAAAGTGTCCGACGAGCAGTATAAGCAGGACCGCCGGGAGGAAGAATACGTGAAGAGCGAAGAACCGGGTCAGCGTCTCGGCTCCGACAATCGTACCGCCCTGCATCAGTTCCTTAAGTACTGGTCCCATGACCGGAACGGAATTGGCGATCTCAAGCGTAACCTTAGTGGCGAAATAAGCTTTGTTGTCCCAGGGCAGCAGATATCCGGTAAGTCCCAGACCCAGCATGACAAAAAAGATCAGCATGCCCACCACCCAGTTCATCTCGCGCGGGGCCTTGTAGGAACCTGTAAAGAAAACCCGCATCGTATGCAGGAACATCATCACAATTACCAGACTTGCACCCCAGTGGTGCATGCCGCGTACGATTTGCCCAAAAGCAACCTTAGTTTGTAAATATTCCACACTGGCATAAGCATTTATAATATCCGGTACATAATACATGGTCAAAAACATGCCCGATAAAATCTGAATCACGGTTATAAAAAAGGTAAGTCCGCCAAAGCAATACACGAACGCCGAGAAGTGATGCGCCGGATTGACGTGCTCGGGAACCTCGTGATCGGCAACATCTCTCCAGATCGGCGTAATATCCAGACGCTCATCAATCCAGTTGTAGACATTTTTAAACATCAGGATCACGCCTCCTTCTTAGCTTCGGTATTGGGGATGATATCGCCAAGATATACCCAGCCGCCGTCGATCTTGGTCTTGTACTGGTCCAGCGGCTTCGGGGCGACCGCAAGATTCTTGCCAAGCTTTGTGTACCTGGCTCCATGGCAGGGGCAATGATATTCGTCAGGAAAAGCTTTATCATTGTTCCAGCCGACCGTACAGCCCAGATGCTTGCAGATGGGTGAAAGCGCATAAATTTCTCCGCTCTCATCTTTCCGGATCCATGCTGTCAGCGTCGCTGTACTGGCATACCACCCGTCCTGCTGTTTGAGCTCAAAGTTAAACTCCTGCGGCTGATCGGTTATTTTGGAGACTTCCGCAACCTTGATGAACTCTCCTTCACCCTTCTTATGTAATATCGGGTCTACAGCGAACCGCACCATAGGCAGCATGGCGCCGGCTCCCATAAATGCGGTTGCACCACCAAGCGTATAGGTCAGAAACTGTCTGCGTGACATCTCTTTTCGGCTGGGCGGTTCTTGCGGATTCAATTCATGCTCTTCATTGTAGCTGCTCATACGGTGTGTAACCCCCTTTTCAAAATTGAGAAGGCACCTGCAGTGTTCCAAAGGAATTATCTGTTAATAATACGTTTACAATGACATAAGTCACATGTCACATCAGTTCACCCTTATCATAGCTTAGCCCCTATTACCCGTCAAGAATATTGTCTAAATTGTGACAGGCTGAACAAAGGTTTTTTACTGAAATTGTTGATTTTCTGTCACATTTAACTCATTTACCACCTTTCCACATCGCTTGAATTTTATCGCTTATTTCAGACTTAACCAGTCCTCTCTGCATGGACTCAAATCCGGACAGGGAAAGGACTAAATCGCTTTCATAAAGCTCGCCGGAAGATAGCTCCGCGGCTGCTGTTGCCACAATCACATACTGGAATTGATTGGATTTGACTTTCCTGCAGACATCATTCAGTGTGGCTACAGTATGCTCCGTAGCATACTGCACTGCCGGATAGGTTACTATACGTCCCTGAAACGGCTGCTCCACAAGATCCAGCAGATCACGGAGCTGCTCCAGCATCGCGGCCGCTTCGGTCGGACTCTCTCCCCCATGCAGTCCCGTAAACGGAAGCAGACAGGTATCATAGTACTTGTTGTTCTCTTCCCAGCTCTCTGCGGTAAAACTGCTAAATTTCATTTTGAATCATCCCCTCACATGAATTCCCTTTAATATTAAGCTACTTCTCCCCCCGTGAAACGAAAAAAAGAAATGCGCTAAGCGCATTTCGTTATGCCAAACTCTTCAGTTCTTCAGTCAGATACCGGAAAGCCGCTTTATCTCCGGCCGCCAGCGCTGTGTCGATCTCCCGGTACAAGATGTCGGTACGTCGCTTTCTAAGCGCTTCATCCCACACCATTTCTGCCGCAAGCCCTAGCATCACTTCATAGGTAGCCTTCATTTTGTCCATTCGATACACCTCCGCTGTTTAGAAGATTCCATATTCCTTTGCTTTGTTCACATAACTTTCGCTGGTGCGCTTCATTCTTAGCAGGTCTTGTTCGGTCAATTCCCGGACCACTTTAGCAGGAGAACCCAAGGAAAGAGTGTAGGGCGGAATCATTTTGTTTTCGGTTACAATAGAACCGGCTCCTATTAAAGCATATTCACCAATCTCTGCTCCGTTCAAAACAATTGCTCCCATTCCGATTAATGTGCCATTGCCTATCCTGCAGCCATGGATAATCGCGGAATGTCCGACCGATATATCATCACCCAGCATAAGCGGCAATCC encodes:
- a CDS encoding gamma carbonic anhydrase family protein — protein: MRIAYGKYIPRIDESVYVAEGAKLVGDVTVGQHSSIWFNAVLRGDLAPVIIGQRCNIQDGTVGHVAEGLPLMLGDDISVGHSAIIHGCRIGNGTLIGMGAIVLNGAEIGEYALIGAGSIVTENKMIPPYTLSLGSPAKVVRELTEQDLLRMKRTSESYVNKAKEYGIF
- a CDS encoding menaquinol-cytochrome c reductase cytochrome b/c subunit, with product MAHKGKNGSEEKVVFVGDSRVKKGNGFITPPDYTAYPGKSEAFIPNFLLKEWMVGVVVLVGILVLTISEPAPLGFPADAGATVIPIPDWYFLFLYQYLKLPYASGDYIVLGTLGVTGVAFGALLLAPFLDTGRERRFYRRPIASSLMFLSLVAIIYLTNTAWTEYQHEMAETGQIPEDVQREEKAAENRAKGLPTTSAVQAKDIAIVDKDDPAMALFKQATCVTCHAVDLKGGGGPSLRGVGDTHDKEAILTIIKNGQGQMPPMYETAMGAGLTEQDIDSLAGWLAKQKSEQ
- the qcrB gene encoding menaquinol-cytochrome c reductase cytochrome b subunit: MFKNVYNWIDERLDITPIWRDVADHEVPEHVNPAHHFSAFVYCFGGLTFFITVIQILSGMFLTMYYVPDIINAYASVEYLQTKVAFGQIVRGMHHWGASLVIVMMFLHTMRVFFTGSYKAPREMNWVVGMLIFFVMLGLGLTGYLLPWDNKAYFATKVTLEIANSVPVMGPVLKELMQGGTIVGAETLTRFFALHVFFLPAVLLILLVGHFIMIRRQGISGPL
- a CDS encoding QcrA and Rieske domain-containing protein, whose protein sequence is MSSYNEEHELNPQEPPSRKEMSRRQFLTYTLGGATAFMGAGAMLPMVRFAVDPILHKKGEGEFIKVAEVSKITDQPQEFNFELKQQDGWYASTATLTAWIRKDESGEIYALSPICKHLGCTVGWNNDKAFPDEYHCPCHGARYTKLGKNLAVAPKPLDQYKTKIDGGWVYLGDIIPNTEAKKEA
- a CDS encoding DUF2487 family protein, with the protein product MKFSSFTAESWEENNKYYDTCLLPFTGLHGGESPTEAAAMLEQLRDLLDLVEQPFQGRIVTYPAVQYATEHTVATLNDVCRKVKSNQFQYVIVATAAAELSSGELYESDLVLSLSGFESMQRGLVKSEISDKIQAMWKGGK
- a CDS encoding IDEAL domain-containing protein, coding for MDKMKATYEVMLGLAAEMVWDEALRKRRTDILYREIDTALAAGDKAAFRYLTEELKSLA